The Candidatus Saccharimonadales bacterium genome contains the following window.
CTCAGAACAGAGTCTTTACCGAAGAGGCTACCAAACTTCTGCTTCGTGATTCGGAAGACGAGAAGCAACTGGTCCGCCAGAGCCTCTACTGGGAGGAAGTTAAGCGTAAACAATTCAGCGGTCTCTAGTAGCCTGGGGATCTTTATCTGGTATAATACGGGCAAGACATGAAAGCTCTATTCACTGCGCCTAGTCTCAACGACCGTCAGCTACTCCCTTAGGGGAGATAGATCTTTAAACTCGAGCTGATATCAACGTTAAAATAAGAGCAGATTACATCTATGAAACGCTATATCCCTAAAGATATTGAGCCGAAATGGCAGAGGGTATGGGAAGAGACGGGAACGTACACGACCGACCTTGAGAGCGACAAGCCCAAGTATATCGGCATGAGCATGTTCAACTATCCCAGTGGGGCCGGTATTCATATTGGTCACGCCATGAACTACACCATTAGTGACGTCAAAGCTCGTTTCAAACGCCAACAGGGTTTTGAAAGTTATCATCCGGTCGGCTGGGACTCATTCGGCTTACCTGCTGAGAACTACGCTATTAAGTCGGGCGTCTCTCCCCAGGAGAGCATGGCGACCATCATCCCCGGCTACCATAAACAGTACAGAGCGATGGGTTGGAGTAACGACTGGGAGAAAGAGATCTCCACACATCTACCCGAG
Protein-coding sequences here:
- a CDS encoding class I tRNA ligase family protein produces the protein MKRYIPKDIEPKWQRVWEETGTYTTDLESDKPKYIGMSMFNYPSGAGIHIGHAMNYTISDVKARFKRQQGFESYHPVGWDSFGLPAENYAIKSGVSPQESMATIIPGYHKQYRAMGWSNDWEKEISTHLPEYYKWTQWIFSQMHKHKLVYQDVRMQWWCTKCQTVLANEQVTAEGKCWRHEGPDDPIVEKREVKQWFFKITEYADEL